From the genome of Ptychodera flava strain L36383 chromosome 22, AS_Pfla_20210202, whole genome shotgun sequence, one region includes:
- the LOC139122938 gene encoding uncharacterized protein, protein MADGSHRYAVTRRILSEYVIAQGLQETVWVSALLLLLSGDVEPNPGPRADRYEGDDWLSTVGTNTSYRDEFLSKLELYRDALLVTLDVDGYILNYLVQEGALDLEEYNQIRAPGSSGMDMVERLLLTVSLKDERDFEVFLTAVHQKHPEMAKLITPSCGRDTLDGSETEAEIALTAKKVRRKKRRKRNRKAKTTPEGKNEDDYQMMRMDDTQNTDVVSSSAQPEKKKSKGLWGLLFGRGPKTDENPFVLEECTAELKELYQRVCSWRCPAPWYAERVQFPGLDFKLYRLIKSPIERERKRMRVKISQSDIFLPLEDSYNPKHLLVYEEPGAYSPVLCLTLAYDWAVGKADCPIKKKIPFLIDGSHPRGNVMATVFDFLSSHLHWNLSKLQALWRHVIRKPQNFVFLVYGMKDKQKRLQRQLTKRICKDKTVKNSYVLLCCELVSKDVRSILIKNCDREILVSNEEQDNMKKHVSRIFPANKEKQEHVTVVISSAPPLNMFCENFINVALVCSLWNETNNIPTKLAEFYQALIVFLARKAAEMSETSLKATELSQLPRDYIECLEKLGECLFVRKGEVRFTKTAIEELLGNFTLMKMGLLRQRPVLAALDKDVEYDLVHESIGDFLVAVYTWSQIQKARSKGGLRRVLTSTLSDNRDTVLRFTVALMGDHDEVLFSFMRYQMSCRVSCFPRCVLLRLYLQCLCDCSDQERYSAEIAPMMPKNLVLVEWTSKEVFGLANVLQNDQCSVVNLKFGIVRGCKWEYDKQANTAFFNALEVNRSVQFLSARVNNTNFNALLRLSQLLGRRRNLRHFQLACTRTIIDDAVKVLCDGFRVSSIESLDLYFLGMNTKRMGLLAETLKCMHRLREFSFALDGDETPQDAMRVLCSYGLQHLKKLERLDLSCCKLGRPHGFPCNSDCIQPLVSLIKTSKNLKTLRLEGCSLSNIEISHLADAIAENRSLTKLDINNNDFDIEGMRSLCTVLQQNPSVKILHTSYSCQRQEKSVSGIGDLLRRSSSLEELHIENRLRSHFCDQADRKFSRALVYSLVDVHDIALALSQNKSLKRVTFGGGVAPWLLCTLVEGLIKNEVLQELEFGRCLLTDKEGMELLGSIYNGQSIRKINLRNNMLTVASIAALSLALVSAKEVEEINLSDNQIKSAGAKALSNRLPDLPQLTRLDLSANGITEEGLSVFREFLPNHPSLRYLNLNQNPIGDEGVISLLSCLTSNEVLEELHLHRCGASAAVLDTLGCLARVNKTLRVIDISPLQTDAGVIDRISCIIESENTSLERVQVGLDLELTNKAEWEQLPFYGTTYVLYVTNRRWETCEEDRGDLESSDQLRWVVTKSSEPCTDAENGGCCDNSSQDDASMFFSVQEKCLPQDNGDADSEPDEDDTGARRQSDAFECDTGTGL, encoded by the exons ATGGCAGATGGTTCACACAGGTATGCAGTCACCCGGCGAATACTGAGTGAATACGTCATCGCGCAGGGACTTCAGGAGACAGTCTGGGTATCAGCGCTGTTGCTGCTGCTCAGCGGCGACGTGGAGCCTAACCCTGGCCCACGCGCCGACAGATATGAAGGAGACGACTGGCt GTCAACCGTAGGAACAAACACAAGTTACAGGGACGAGTTCCTCAGCAAACTTGAACTCTACCGCGATGCACTTCTTGTGACTCTCGACGTTGATGGATACATTTTGAACTATCTAGTCCAAGAGGGCGCTTTAGATTTGGAGGAGTACAATCAAATCCGCGCTCCCGGTTCGTCCGGCATGGACATGGTCGAGCGCCTGCTGTTGACGGTTTCACTGAAAGATGAGCGTGATTTTGAAGTGTTTCTCACAGCTGTTCACCAGAAACACCCTGAAATGGCCAAACTTATAACGCCATCATGTGGTAGAG ACACTCTTGACGGTAGCGAAACAGAAGCCGAAATTGCTCTGACCGCCAAAAAGGTTCGCAGAAAGAAACGAAGAAAAAGGAATCGCAAGGCAAAGACCACGCCTGAGGGTAAAAATGAAGATGATTACCAAATGATGAGAATGGATGACACGCAGAACACCGACGTAGTCTCATCGTCGGCGCAGCCAGAGAAGAAGAAATCCAAAGGACTGTGGGGTCTACTTTTCGGACGAG GACCTAAAACCGATGAGAACCCTTTTGTTCTTGAAGAATGTACGGCAGAACTGAAAGAGCTGTATCAAAGAGTATGTTCTTGGCGTTGTCCGGCTCCCTGGTATGCTGAGAGAGTACAATTTCCCGGCTTGGATTTCAAGCTTTACCGACTGATAAAGTCTcctatagagagagagagaaagagaatgAGAGTTAAAATATCCCAATCTGATATTTTTCTCCCCCTTGAGGATTCTTACAATCCCAAGCACCTTCTGGTGTATGAGGAGCCCGGAGCTTACAGTCCTGTGCTCTGCTTAACGCTCGCTTATGATTGGGCGGTTGGAAAGGCAGACTGCCCGATCAAAAAGAAGATACCTTTCCTTATTGATGGCAGCCACCCTCGTGGTAATGTTATGGCCACGGTATTTGACTTTCTTAGCAGTCACTTGCATTGGAACTTGTCAAAATTACAAGCTCTTTGGAGGCATGTCATTCGTAAGCCTCAGAATTTTGTATTCCTTGTGTATGGgatgaaagacaaacaaaaacGACTTCAGAGGCAGCTTaccaaaagaatatgcaaagaTAAAACAGTCAAAAACTCATATGTTTTGTTATGCTGTGAGCTTGTGAGTAAAGATGTTCGCTCCATCTTGATTAAAAATTGCGACAGAGAGATTCTCGTATCTAACGAAGAACAAGACAACATGAAGAAACACGTGTCCAGAATCTTTCCTGCTAACAAGGAAAAACAAGAACACGTAACAGTTGTCATTTCAAGTGCCCCTCCTTTGAATATgttctgtgaaaatttcatcaatgttGCACTCGTTTGTTCCCTATGGAACGAAACGAACAACATACCAACGAAGCTGGCTGAGTTTTACCAGGCCTTGATTGTGTTCCTAGCCCGCAAAGCTGCTGAAATGAGTGAAACCAGCCTGAAAGCGACGGAGTTGAGTCAGTTGCCGAGAGATTACATAGAGTGCTTAGAAAAGTTAGGAGAATGCCTTTTTGTACGTAAGGGTGAAGTACGCTTTACCAAAACAGCAATCGAGGAATTGCTGGGAAACTTCACGCTGATGAAGATGGGTCTGTTGAGGCAGAGACCCGTTCTTGCGGCTCTTGACAAGGACGTTGAGTATGATTTAGTTCATGAAAGTATAGGAGATTTCCTGGTAGCAGTCTATACTTGGAGTCAAATCCAAAAGGCAAGGTCTAAGGGGGGACTGAGAAGAGTTCTAACAAGTACCCTGAGTGACAATCGTGATACTGTCCTACGGTTTACGGTAGCCCTGATGGGAGACCACGATGAGGTGCTCTTCTCATTCATGAGGTATCAGATGAGTTGTAGGGTATCATGCTTTCCCAGATGTGTTCTCCTTAGGCTTTATCTGCAGTGCCTGTGCGACTGTTCCGACCAGGAGCGTTACAGTGCTGAAATTGCCCCGATGATGCCCAAGAATCTTGTGCTGGTCGAGTGGACTTCCAAGGAAGTCTTCGGCCTGGCCAATGTCTTGCAGAATGATCAGTGTTCAGTAGTGAACTTGAAATTCGGGATAGTGAGGGGTTGCAAATGGGAGTACgacaaacaagcaaacacagCTTTTTTCAACGCTCTGGAGGTCAACCGATCGGTCCAGTTTCTCTCGGCCCGGGTGAACAACACAAACTTCAACGCTCTTCTCAGACTTTCACAGTTGCTCGGGCGGAGAAGAAATTTACGCCACTTCCAGCTTGCCTGCACTCGAACAATAATCGACGACGCAGTTAAAGTGCTGTGTGACGGGTTCAGAGTTTCTTCTATCGAATCCCTGGACTTATATTTCCTTGGAATGAATACAAAGAGGATGGGATTGCTTGCAGAGACGCTGAAGTGTATGCACCGCCTTCGAgaattttcttttgctcttgatGGTGATGAGACACCACAAGATGCCATGAGAGTCCTCTGCTCATATGGGTTACAGCACTTGAAAAAACTAGAACGACTTGACTTGTCCTGCTGTAAACTCGGGAGACCCCACGGATTTCCATGCAACTCAGACTGCATACAACCATTGGTTTCCCTAATTAAAAcctcaaaaaatctgaaaacgcTAAGATTGGAGGGTTGCTCACTCAGCAACATCGAAATTTCCCATCTAGCGGATGCGATAGCAGAAAACAGGTCACTCACAAAACTCGATATCAACAATAATGATTTTGATATCGAGGGCATGCGTAGCTTGTGCACGGTATTGCAGCAAAATCCCAGTGTCAAAATACTTCATACAAGCTACTCCTGCCAAAGGCAAGAGAAATCGGTCAGTGGAATAGGAGACCTTCTCAGAAGGTCAAGCTCCCTGGAAGAGCTGCACATTGAAAATAGGTTGCGCAGCCACTTCTGTGACCAGGCTGATAGAAAGTTTTCAAGGGCATTGGTTTACAGCCTCGTTGACGTCCATGACATCGCTCTGGCACTTTCACAGAACAAAAGTCTGAAAAGGGTTACTTTTGGCGGTGGAGTGGCTCCATGGCTCTTATGCACCCTGGTTGAGGGATTGATAAAGAACGAAGTATTGCAAGAATTAGAATTCGGCAGATGCCTTCTTACGGATAAAGAAGGAATGGAATTATTGGGATCCATTTACAATGGTCAGTCCATCAGAAAAATCAATTTGAGAAATAATATGCTAACGGTTGCAAGCATTGCTGCTCTTTCTCTGGCTTTAGTCAGTGCAAAAGAAGTTGAGGAAATCAACCTAAGTGATAACCAGATTAAATCAGCCGGTGCAAAGGCGCTGTCCAACAGGCTGCCCGACTTACCGCAACTCACGAGACTTGACCTGTCTGCAAACGGTATAACAGAAGAAGGCCTTTCGGTGTTCAGAGAATTCTTGCCCAACCATCCAAGTTTGAGGTACTTAAACTTGAATCAGAATCCCATCGGCGACGAGGGGGTAATCTCGCTGTTAAGTTGTCTGACCTCGAACGAGGTTCTTGAGGAACTTCATCTCCACAGATGTGGAGCGTCAGCTGCAGTACTTGACACGCTAGGTTGTCTAGCCAGGGTCAATAAAACACTGAGAGTTATTGACATTAGCCCTCTGCAGACCGACGCTGGTGTGATCGACCGAATATCTTGCATAATTGAATCTGAAAACACGTCTTTGGAAAGGGTCCAGGTAGGTTTGGACTTGGAATTAACCAACAAGGCAGAATGGGAACAGCTGCCATTTTACGGCACTACATACGTTCTCTATGTTACAAACAGGAGATGGGAAACTTGCGAGGAGGACCGTGGCGACCTTGAATCTTCTGATCAACTAAGATGGGTCGTCACCAAGTCCTCTGAACCCTGCACAGACGCAGAAAACGGGGGATGCTGTGATAACTCTAGCCAAGACGATGCCTCGATGTTCTTTTCTGTCCAAGAGAAGTGTCTCCCACAAGATAATGGAGATGCTGACAGTGAACCCGATGAAGATGACACAGGTGCAAGAAGGCAATCTGATGCATTTGAGTGTGATACAGGAACGGGACTGTAA
- the LOC139122939 gene encoding progestin and adipoQ receptor family member 3-like isoform X2 has translation MDELSQYTSHELKKRGIALYSYVDVPHFLKGNPFILTGYRAHLPPSLCIKSLFVWSNETLNIWTHLIGFFIFLFLCIYDNVVIIPRYEGTWVDHVMYSVFLTCFEFCMLCSAGYHLFCCHSEKVCKWWLSLDLAGISVGLLGCYVPAVYYAFYCFTGWQNFYLIVVSCLMLVTLFMQLHPRYLTSRWALRRLALLCTVVGFGIIPVTHWIYLHGGYTAPIVLEFLPKVAVMYVLGILALLFYATKFPERCCPGKVDYIGSSHQWWHVIVVIAFLWWHHSGLILMEHRYNNPCTVQQTVSS, from the exons ATGGATGAGTTGTCCCAGTACACCAGCCACGAACTAAAGAAACGTGGAATTGCTCTGTACAGTTACGTTGATGTACCCCACTTTCTTAAGGGCAATCCATTCATTCTGACTGGTTACAGAGCACACTTGCCTCCGTCATTGTGTATCAAAAG TTTATTTGTGTGGTCCAATGAAACTCTGAACATCTGGACACACTTGATTGGCTTCTTCATATTCCTGTTTCTCTGTATCTATGACAACGTCGTCATCATACCTCGATATGAAGGAACATGGGTTGACCATGTAATGTACTCAGTGTTTCTTACATGTTTTGAG TTTTGTATGTTATGTTCTGCGGGGTATCATCTGTTCTGCTGTCACTCTGAGAAAGTTTGTAAGTGGTGGCTGTCCTTAGACTTGGCTGGAATATCAGTGGGTCTGCTTGGTTGCTATGTGCCAGCTGTTTACTATGCGTTCTATTGCTTTACG GGATGGCAAAACTTTTACCTGATTGTTGTTAGTTGTCTGATGCTGGTAACGTTATTCATGCAGCTTCATCCACGATATTTGACATCGCGTTGGGCTCTGAGAAGACTAGCACTGCTTTGCACGGTTGTTGGCTTTGGTATCATCCCTGTCACCCACTGGATTTATTTACACGGAGGATATACCGCCCCCATTGTCTTA GAATTTCTTCCAAAAGTTGCAGTGATGTACGTATTAGGAATTTTAGCATTGCTTTTCTATGCAACCAAATTTCCAGAAAGATGCTGTCCAG GCAAGGTTGATTACATTGGATCTAGTCACCAGTGGTGGCACGTCATCGTCGTCATTGCATTCCTTTGGTGGCACCACTCTGGACTGATACTGATGGAACATAGGTACAACAACCCTTGCACGGTACAGCAAACTGTGTCTTCATAA
- the LOC139122939 gene encoding progestin and adipoQ receptor family member 3-like isoform X1: protein MTVQDTSRDKAISIWNGGLYSPRTPCKIYVCDSDLLKNSQSRMDELSQYTSHELKKRGIALYSYVDVPHFLKGNPFILTGYRAHLPPSLCIKSLFVWSNETLNIWTHLIGFFIFLFLCIYDNVVIIPRYEGTWVDHVMYSVFLTCFEFCMLCSAGYHLFCCHSEKVCKWWLSLDLAGISVGLLGCYVPAVYYAFYCFTGWQNFYLIVVSCLMLVTLFMQLHPRYLTSRWALRRLALLCTVVGFGIIPVTHWIYLHGGYTAPIVLEFLPKVAVMYVLGILALLFYATKFPERCCPGKVDYIGSSHQWWHVIVVIAFLWWHHSGLILMEHRYNNPCTVQQTVSS, encoded by the exons ATGACGGTACAAGATACCTCGCGGGACAAGGCAATCTCCATTTGGAATGGTGGACTTTACAGTCCGAGGACTCCTTGCAAG ATCTATGTTTGTGACTCGGACCTGTTGAAGAACAGCCAATCAAGAATGGATGAGTTGTCCCAGTACACCAGCCACGAACTAAAGAAACGTGGAATTGCTCTGTACAGTTACGTTGATGTACCCCACTTTCTTAAGGGCAATCCATTCATTCTGACTGGTTACAGAGCACACTTGCCTCCGTCATTGTGTATCAAAAG TTTATTTGTGTGGTCCAATGAAACTCTGAACATCTGGACACACTTGATTGGCTTCTTCATATTCCTGTTTCTCTGTATCTATGACAACGTCGTCATCATACCTCGATATGAAGGAACATGGGTTGACCATGTAATGTACTCAGTGTTTCTTACATGTTTTGAG TTTTGTATGTTATGTTCTGCGGGGTATCATCTGTTCTGCTGTCACTCTGAGAAAGTTTGTAAGTGGTGGCTGTCCTTAGACTTGGCTGGAATATCAGTGGGTCTGCTTGGTTGCTATGTGCCAGCTGTTTACTATGCGTTCTATTGCTTTACG GGATGGCAAAACTTTTACCTGATTGTTGTTAGTTGTCTGATGCTGGTAACGTTATTCATGCAGCTTCATCCACGATATTTGACATCGCGTTGGGCTCTGAGAAGACTAGCACTGCTTTGCACGGTTGTTGGCTTTGGTATCATCCCTGTCACCCACTGGATTTATTTACACGGAGGATATACCGCCCCCATTGTCTTA GAATTTCTTCCAAAAGTTGCAGTGATGTACGTATTAGGAATTTTAGCATTGCTTTTCTATGCAACCAAATTTCCAGAAAGATGCTGTCCAG GCAAGGTTGATTACATTGGATCTAGTCACCAGTGGTGGCACGTCATCGTCGTCATTGCATTCCTTTGGTGGCACCACTCTGGACTGATACTGATGGAACATAGGTACAACAACCCTTGCACGGTACAGCAAACTGTGTCTTCATAA